The Dermacentor silvarum isolate Dsil-2018 chromosome 7, BIME_Dsil_1.4, whole genome shotgun sequence genomic sequence GGCATCGCGCAGACGTATGCCCAAACCCGAACGACCGCCTGTGTCGCGGTTGCGGAGCAGCCAACCCTGCGCAAGATCACCAATGCAAGCCCAAGTGCCAGCTCTGCGGCGGCAACCACCCGACGGCCGACAAGGCGTGCAGGGCACGCTACAAGACGCCGTACCTGGTGAAACGCCGCCAATGGGAGCGGCAACAAGAAGAAGACTACCCGACAAAGCCAACGCTCGTCAACACCAACCTAGAGCAGCGGGACCCTACTCCCTCCCAGAAACCCGGAGGAAGAGGCCGGTCGAGGTCCCGCAACCGATCCGGTGGAAGACGCCCGTCGAGGTCCCGCACCCGATCCCCGTCTCGGTCAAGAACCCGGAGCCGCACGCCTGTACCTGCTGGACCCttcaaggtgagctgggcagacgcaGTCAAGGGGGCGCGCTCAGGGTCCGAGGAGGCCGCGTCCCAAGGGAAATGGAACAAGTTAGAGGCTGAAATAGCGCAGCTAAAACAGATGTTAGCTCATTGCAACCAGAAAATTACAGCTTTAGGCGAGGAAAACAGGACCCTCAAAGAGGAATTATGCCGCTATAAACAAACGGAACAAGTTACACCCGTAGCATCACCACCCTTAGCTGTTACACCCACGCACCAAATGGAGGAAGGGACTACACCCCCACCACCCAAACGTAAAGCTGAAACCCAGGCCAATGAAGACAAACCCAAACGCGCACCAACCGAGACTAATGTCGTAACGGAATTTCAGCAATCCATAAAAGAATTAAACGAGTGGATGAGTAACTCATCCCGACTGATCTCAGCCCTTACTGAACGTGTAGACAGTATAGCCAAAATTACTCAACAACAAAATGAACAACTTCAACAGCGACTCCTCGCAGTGGAGGCGTTGATTACTCCTTCGCCACCTAGCGGCCTGGAACCCATGGCAAGTGTGCAACAACCTACCTCGTCGCCCTTCAGCTTGATACAGCCGGCGACATTTGTCCCCCCCGCACCCAATCATAGCTAGAAATCCTACCTACacaatttggcaatggaattgtagaagCTACGCAAACAAGAAAGCGATTTTACACCAATACCTTAGGCAAAAAGATAAACCCGATATCATTCTATTACAAGAGACCCATGTTCTCGCTAAATTGGCAGGCTATCGCTCGATCGGCTACGCCGAAGGGGAGACGACCGCCCTTACCACATTAGTTAGACGAAACATTACAGTCAAGCAACACGACACCAAAATTACCAATATAGACAATATCTTTATTGAACTCATTCCGCAACGCAAGACACACGAAAGTCTCTTCATACTCAACATATACGGCAGCCCCAAACACAAGAAGCAGAGATTTCTCACGCTCTTTAAACGCGCCCTCAACATCGCCGACAGAAATCCCATCATAATCGGAGGGGACTTCAACGCACCATATACTGCCTGGGGATACTCTTACGTGTTTCCCAAAGGCAGAGACCTGTGGTTCGACTCGCAGCAGGAGGGCTTAACTCTCATCACCAATCCTAGCGCACCCACCCGCGCGGGCACTAGCTCCAGTAAAGACTCAACACCCGATTTAACGTTCACTAGAAACACATCCGCAGCCACCTGGCAGAACACATTAGAGGACCTAggaagcgaccactacatcatcgCGATACACGTTCAGGGCGGCCCACGTAAACCCACGGGAAAACAGCTCAAGCTAGTGGATTGGACTGAGTTCCGCAAATCACGCGAGAACCAGGTCCAACCCATCGACGACCTAGAACACTGGACTGACACTCTTAAACGGGATGTTAACAACGCCACACACATTGTACCTCCTGAGGCACAACTCGAAGAGATCGATAGCcggctcctccacatgtgggaggCAAAACAATCGCTCAAAAAGAGATGGGAGACACAGAAACACAACAGAAACCTCAGGAAacgcatagcgctcctcaataAGGAGATAGAAATGTATGCAACACAGCTATGCCGACAACATTGGGAGGAAACCTGCAATGCAATGGACGGGCAATTAAGTTTAGGTAAAACGTGGCGCTTTCTCAGATTCCTACTCGACCCAGAAGACAACAAATCTGCCCACCGACAAACCATAAACAAACTCATACACGCGTACAAGGGCACAGAGGAGGATTTCCTTAGGGAGGTAGAGCTCAAATACATCTCTCAGGTTCCTCCTCAGCAGCACCCAGACTACGCAGGCCAGTCCAACACCACCctagacgaggaattcaccgaggcggatatccgcgccgccctgcacaaacttaactccaaatctgccccaggtcccgacaccattacctacaagacactacgtaatcttgacgacgagtcaatcacgcaactcacagaatacattaaccaatgctggaccaccggcagcttgcccccgcagtggaaaaaggcccaggtgatcctcattcctaaaccaggcaaaccactaaatactaacaatcttaggcccatctccttaacgtcgtgcatgggcaaattgatggagcacatgttcctggatagactaacaaattacctagaggacaatgacctatttccatacaccatgatcggcttccgtaggcatctctcgacccaggataccatgctgcagctgaaacaccacatcatagactgcacaggccgctccactaaggccattctcggcctagatcttaagaaggcctttgataacgtcacacacagcaccatCCTAAATCAGATCAACACCCTAAACTTGGGCCTTCGCACGTACAATTATATCATAGCATTTCTAACGGACAGAACAGCCACCATCACCGTAGGAGCGCTCACATCGTCCGAGATAACCATGGGAAGcgtgggcaccccgcagggttccgtgatatctccg encodes the following:
- the LOC119459062 gene encoding uncharacterized protein LOC119459062; translated protein: MTVIVLFTGLRVPTYVRYGGALLPCSIYRKQIDTCYQCGRLGHRADVCPNPNDRLCRGCGAANPAQDHQCKPKCQLCGGNHPTADKACRARYKTPYLVKRRQWERQQEEDYPTKPTLVNTNLEQRDPTPSQKPGGRGRSRSRNRSGGRRPSRSRTRSPSRSRTRSRTPVPAGPFKAPFSEA